The uncultured Dysgonomonas sp. genome contains the following window.
ACCTTCGACGTAATAGGGAGGATACCACAATATATGGAAGAGTTTGGCGGTCTGGAATTTGTCGTGTATTATCTGATAAAGCCGGATGTTTCCATAACTGATGTTTCAGCTGCCATTGAAAAAGAATATAGTTCGGAACTGGAACCTTGGGCGGCTTACTTCAATGGCAAAGCTCACGGTACGATACAGAAAGTAACTGATATATACATGCATTCACTATCTACAGACCGGTTCTGGAAACAAGGAAGTATGACTTTTATCTGGCTATTGTCGGGGTTGGCCCTCTTCATTCTCATTCTGGCTATAACAAACTTTATAAACCTCTTTATGGCACAGGGAGAAACGCGCATGAATGAGATCGGGATACGCAAAACGAATGGCGCCCGTATCGAAGATATTATAAGGCTATTTTTCAAGGAAGTTTCTGTCATTGTATTTGGTGCATTTGTTATCGGGTTTATTCTGGCAGTGATATGTACGCCATACTTTGCCGATTTGATAAGAAAGGATATAGACCTGATACAATTAGCAAACCCTTTATTTATTCTGTGTATTACAGCTCTTTTCATTATTACGGTTATATTGTCGGCTTTTTATCCTGCATTTTATCTTAGCCGCTTCAGTCCGCTGGACATTCTGGCTAAGCGCATCAAATTATCGAAACGCAGGCTAAACACCATTGTGGTAGTCGTACAGTCTATCATTACTATCATACTTATTTCCTTTATATTAGTTATCGATAAACAAAGCAATTATCTGCAAAACATTCCATTGGGATATAATCCAAATGAGGTAGTAAGTTTTCCTACAACAAGAGCTATAGCAGAAAGCTATGAAGCCGTAAAACAAGAACTACTCACTCTGCCTGAAGTAAAAATGGTAAGTGGTGCCCATCACACAGTCGGTGTTGGGGGTAGCGGGCAGGGAATTGCATTACCTGACAACAAAGAGAAAAGTTTTTCGATAAACGAGTACCGAATAAGAGCAGGTCTGTGCGAACTAATGGGATTTCAGTTGCATGAAGGAGAATTCTACAGAGAAGAGACTCCCGATAGTATCCGTCAGATAATACTGAACGAAGCTGCTATAAAGATGCTGGGACTGGATTATCCGGTTATCGGCAGACAGGTTGATTACAAAGGCCCTGCCGAAATAGTCGGAGTTGTAAAGGATTTCTATTACGACAATCCGGCGAGTACCGTGCAGCCGATAGTGCTCAGCCGCATCAGATGGGGAGGCCAGATTTATATAAAGTTCAACGAAAATGTGAACAGAAATAAAGCAGAAGAGATAACCCAAAACACTTTACGGAAATTCGATCCCAACTTCTATCTTAATCCAAAGTGGAGTAAAGATATTTATGACCAGAAATTCAGCACTATCAAGACTCAGACAAAAGTGATAGCTATAAGCTCATTCCTTTCTATCCTGATTGCTACATTAGGATTGGTAGCTATGCACCTGTACACGACCATGCGGCGGATAAAAGAAATCGGGATACGAAGAGTTAACGGAGCCGATAAAGCAAGCATTTTCACATTGCTCAGCCGCGATATCGTTATCTGGATTTGCGTGGCGGGAGCGATTGCCGTACCTGTAGTTTATTATTATGCAACCGACTGGCTCAATAATTATACAAATCATACAACTCTCGGCTGGAGTATATTTGTGTTTCCTATACTGATTCAATGTGTTATAGCTATTTTAGTGACCTCGTTGGTTAGTATCAGAGTGTTGTCACGAAATCCTATAGAAGCATTAAAAACAGAATAACCAATGAAATCAGTAATAAGAAACTTCATCTTCGTACTACGACGTTTCAAGACGGCAACATTCTTGAATATATTAGGATTATCTGTTGCTTTTGCATCGTTTATGATTATAATGATGCAGGTTAATTTCGATTCCAATTTTGATAAAAATATTGCAAATTCGGATTGTATATACCGTGTTGAACAGACTCATAAGGATGGAAGTAAACAAGCCATTATTTGTCGTCCTTTATCTGACATTCTGTTTCAGTCGTCACCTCATATTTTAGCAGGAACGATAACTAACTTCAGTACGGAGAAATTTTTCATAAAACCTATAACAGGGAATAACTCCAATTTGGGGTTTCAGGAGGAAATGTTCAGTGTGACATCAACCTACACCGATGTATTTCATTTCGATATGGCAGAAGGATCAGACAAGGCCCTATCCGAACCCGGTAAAATATTAATTCCCGAAAGTATAGCCCACAAAATATGGGGAGAAGAATATGCCATGAACAAACAGATCAAACTGGAGGACAATACGATTTACACCATAGGCGGAGTATATAAAGATTTTCCTAAAAACTCTTCTCTTCTGAATGTCATCTATTACAAAATACCGGACGATGAGAACAGCAAGCATTGGGGAAACAGCAATTATAATCTGTTCATACGAGTAGATTCTCCGGACGCTGTGAACGGATTGTTCGAAACATTCACAAAGTATGCTACCAATGAGCTGAATGAGGATTGGAAAGGAGTAATGCTCCAATTCACTCAATTGCCCGAGGTCCATTATACTACAGATGTGTTCTACGACAGGCATCCAAAATCGAGCCGTCAGACAATAGCAATATTGTTTGCCATTGCATTTGTCATCGTTATTATAGCCGGTGTAAATTTTACTAATTTCAGTATGGCTTTGACTCCTGCACGTATCAGAAGTATTAATACGCAAAAGGTATTGGGTGCAACAGAGACTGAATTACGCATCACATTACTTATCGAGGCCGTTTGTACTGCAATGGTTGCATTTGTCCTTTCGGTTTTATGGCTAAAATTGATGCAATATTCACTAATACAGGAGTTAGTAAACGGTGATATAGCAATAATTGCTAATTTATCACTAATTGCATTATCGGCACTAATGGCTTTAGTTATAGGTATTGTATCGGGTATATATCCTGCTTATTATATGACGTCCTTCCCGCCTGCGTTGGTCTTGAAAGGCAATTTTGGATTATCCGGAAAGGGGCGGAGAATGAGAAATATACTAATCGGATTCCAGTTTATTGCATCTCTGGCTCTGATTATGAGCGCCGGACTGATGTATATGCAGAATTACTTTATGCAAAATTCAGATTTAGGATATGATAAAGAAGAACTAATTGTAGTAGGAGCAAACAGTAAAGTAAAAGAAAAATGGGGTTTGCTCAAGACAGAACTAAAATCACACCCTGAAATAAAAGATGTTACCAAAAGCATGGTACTATTGTCGAGCAGTGAACAATATATGGGTTGGGGAATGAAATATAAAGAAAATTCGATAACGTTCCAATGTCTACCTGTCGACTATTCATTCCTTGATGTAATGGAGATTGATGTTACTGAAGGCCGGAATTTTAAGGAAAGTGATGCAAGTCGGTCTCACCCTTGTTTTATATTCAATGAGAAAGCAAAAAAAGAGTATAATATGGAATTGAACACAATGATAGACAGTATGGAAATCATAGGATTCGTACAAGATATAAAGTTCGCTACGCTCCGTACTGAAGTTGTACCAATGGCTTTCTATCTGATAACAGATAAAAACAATGGTATGGTCAATCAGATTTATATAAAAACGTCCAAAGAAGCCAATCCATATGTAGCTATTGAAACAGTGAAAAAGTCATTGAATAGTATCGATCCTGATTTTCCGTATAACATCCGCTTTTTTGATGATGTATTGAATAAAACGTA
Protein-coding sequences here:
- a CDS encoding ABC transporter permease, with protein sequence MNILRSYKRTRYFLWVNITGLAIGLAASIMLLLFIINELSYDKHLTNKERVLNMVTILEENGNTHTYGITLRKAYRELPSKVPGIEAATQIYDAGNAEVINKDEHFQNLRLVYADPEFFTVFPMKFIEGTPQAALENMKSLVLTRSKAEAMFGSTGAAFGKTLKIGEDEVIVSAVVEELPKNTHFTFDVIGRIPQYMEEFGGLEFVVYYLIKPDVSITDVSAAIEKEYSSELEPWAAYFNGKAHGTIQKVTDIYMHSLSTDRFWKQGSMTFIWLLSGLALFILILAITNFINLFMAQGETRMNEIGIRKTNGARIEDIIRLFFKEVSVIVFGAFVIGFILAVICTPYFADLIRKDIDLIQLANPLFILCITALFIITVILSAFYPAFYLSRFSPLDILAKRIKLSKRRLNTIVVVVQSIITIILISFILVIDKQSNYLQNIPLGYNPNEVVSFPTTRAIAESYEAVKQELLTLPEVKMVSGAHHTVGVGGSGQGIALPDNKEKSFSINEYRIRAGLCELMGFQLHEGEFYREETPDSIRQIILNEAAIKMLGLDYPVIGRQVDYKGPAEIVGVVKDFYYDNPASTVQPIVLSRIRWGGQIYIKFNENVNRNKAEEITQNTLRKFDPNFYLNPKWSKDIYDQKFSTIKTQTKVIAISSFLSILIATLGLVAMHLYTTMRRIKEIGIRRVNGADKASIFTLLSRDIVIWICVAGAIAVPVVYYYATDWLNNYTNHTTLGWSIFVFPILIQCVIAILVTSLVSIRVLSRNPIEALKTE
- a CDS encoding ABC transporter permease, whose protein sequence is MKSVIRNFIFVLRRFKTATFLNILGLSVAFASFMIIMMQVNFDSNFDKNIANSDCIYRVEQTHKDGSKQAIICRPLSDILFQSSPHILAGTITNFSTEKFFIKPITGNNSNLGFQEEMFSVTSTYTDVFHFDMAEGSDKALSEPGKILIPESIAHKIWGEEYAMNKQIKLEDNTIYTIGGVYKDFPKNSSLLNVIYYKIPDDENSKHWGNSNYNLFIRVDSPDAVNGLFETFTKYATNELNEDWKGVMLQFTQLPEVHYTTDVFYDRHPKSSRQTIAILFAIAFVIVIIAGVNFTNFSMALTPARIRSINTQKVLGATETELRITLLIEAVCTAMVAFVLSVLWLKLMQYSLIQELVNGDIAIIANLSLIALSALMALVIGIVSGIYPAYYMTSFPPALVLKGNFGLSGKGRRMRNILIGFQFIASLALIMSAGLMYMQNYFMQNSDLGYDKEELIVVGANSKVKEKWGLLKTELKSHPEIKDVTKSMVLLSSSEQYMGWGMKYKENSITFQCLPVDYSFLDVMEIDVTEGRNFKESDASRSHPCFIFNEKAKKEYNMELNTMIDSMEIIGFVQDIKFATLRTEVVPMAFYLITDKNNGMVNQIYIKTSKEANPYVAIETVKKSLNSIDPDFPYNIRFFDDVLNKTYQKEKKLSMLITTFSLIAILISIVGVFGLVIFESEYRRKEISIRKVMGSSINEILLLFNKTYIKILAVCFILATPISYYIINRWLENFAYRTPMHWWIFLASGIIISLIVIVTVSWQSWKTANMNPVDSLKNE